The following coding sequences are from one Nonlabens arenilitoris window:
- a CDS encoding rhomboid family intramembrane serine protease has translation MFSNMTPVVKGIIILNVVFYIGTVFIAPGLYDTFALHFFEDPRFHFWQPITHMFMHDSANFLHILMNMYVLAIFGPPLERWMGNNKFIFFYLSSGIGAYLLTTGIDYYEYVTWSSEAIEAGASQAIVNQQLFGTVSDPNFWGVMVGASGCTFGVLAGFAFLYPNVKLQILFIPFPIAAKWLIGAYFAYETIATLGITGVQDNIGHAAHVGGAIVGFIITWYWKRNSMDKYRWD, from the coding sequence ATGTTTAGTAACATGACACCTGTAGTAAAAGGCATTATTATTCTTAATGTCGTTTTTTATATAGGGACAGTTTTTATTGCGCCAGGTTTATATGATACGTTTGCTCTTCATTTTTTTGAAGATCCGAGATTTCATTTCTGGCAACCTATCACGCATATGTTTATGCACGATTCAGCTAATTTTTTGCATATTTTAATGAATATGTATGTTCTCGCAATCTTCGGTCCACCACTAGAACGCTGGATGGGAAACAATAAGTTTATATTTTTTTACTTAAGCTCAGGAATAGGAGCTTATTTATTAACTACAGGAATAGATTACTACGAGTATGTAACATGGTCTAGCGAGGCCATAGAGGCTGGTGCATCACAGGCTATTGTGAATCAACAACTTTTTGGTACAGTGAGTGATCCTAATTTTTGGGGTGTAATGGTAGGAGCGAGTGGATGCACCTTTGGTGTACTTGCAGGATTTGCTTTTTTATATCCTAATGTGAAATTACAAATTCTATTTATTCCTTTTCCTATTGCGGCTAAATGGTTGATAGGTGCCTATTTTGCTTATGAAACTATTGCTACTTTAGGCATTACAGGAGTACAAGATAATATAGGTCATGCTGCTCATGTAGGTGGTGCCATTGTAGGGTTTATAATTACCTGGTACTGGAAAAGAAATAGCATGGACAAATACCGCTGGGATTAA
- the mutL gene encoding DNA mismatch repair endonuclease MutL, with translation MSDIIRLLPDHVANQIAAGEVVQRPASVVKELLENAIDAGATQISLIIKDAGKTLIQVIDDGKGMSMTDARMAFERHATSKITNANDLFNLHTKGFRGEALASVAAIAHVSLKTKREEDDLGTILEIEGSNVVNQEPVVTTKGTMISVRNLFYNVPARRKFLKSDNVELRNITDEFHRVAMAHPQVGLKFSSNDTELFNLPISNYRQRIVNIMGAKTNEKLVPVEEETELVKITGFVGKPEFARKTKGLQYFFVNDRFIKHNYLHHAVTSAFEGLLKEKNNPTYFLFLDVPKDSVDINIHPTKTEVKFDDEHSLYAIVRASVKHALGQFSINAIDFDKEPQYEVPYEYTKKNTSSPKIEVNPDFNPFSSSDTSNSSKPSPSYSKPAPQAWESLYAGLDESSTLQDETEEVSMTTSMFEEEKVTRNIFQLQRKFIISTLKSGMLVIHQNRAHERVLYEQLLKHITVQRGTSQQLLFPLRLNLPVDEVSILTQLQDQLEQTGFIFKTLANNVVEIVGLPIQLKEKHVPEVLETIIRDSELDLPKESFSQSDRLAATMARGMAIRSGESMSQEAMENLVDELFACKESELTAQGKKVFINITGESLNLKFN, from the coding sequence ATGTCAGACATTATAAGATTATTGCCCGATCACGTGGCTAACCAGATCGCGGCTGGAGAAGTTGTACAACGACCTGCCAGTGTGGTAAAGGAATTACTAGAAAATGCTATTGATGCTGGTGCTACACAAATTTCTTTAATTATTAAAGATGCAGGTAAAACGCTTATACAAGTTATTGATGACGGTAAAGGTATGAGTATGACAGATGCTCGTATGGCATTTGAAAGACATGCTACTTCAAAAATAACTAATGCAAATGATCTTTTTAATTTACATACTAAAGGTTTCCGTGGTGAAGCACTCGCTTCTGTGGCGGCAATTGCACATGTTTCTTTAAAAACAAAAAGGGAAGAAGATGATCTAGGGACTATTCTAGAGATAGAAGGTAGTAATGTAGTTAATCAAGAGCCAGTAGTCACTACAAAGGGTACTATGATTAGCGTGCGCAATTTATTTTATAATGTACCTGCAAGACGTAAATTTTTAAAATCTGATAATGTAGAATTACGCAACATTACTGATGAGTTTCATCGTGTCGCCATGGCACATCCACAAGTAGGTCTCAAATTTTCTAGTAATGACACAGAGCTGTTTAATTTACCCATAAGTAATTATAGACAGCGTATTGTAAATATAATGGGAGCAAAGACTAACGAAAAGTTAGTTCCTGTAGAAGAAGAAACAGAACTCGTGAAAATTACTGGTTTTGTTGGTAAACCAGAGTTTGCTCGTAAAACTAAGGGATTACAATACTTTTTTGTTAATGATCGATTTATCAAGCATAACTACTTACATCATGCAGTGACTAGTGCATTTGAAGGCTTGCTTAAAGAAAAAAACAATCCGACCTATTTCTTATTCCTAGATGTCCCTAAGGATAGTGTTGATATTAATATTCACCCTACAAAAACCGAGGTCAAATTTGATGATGAGCATAGCTTATATGCTATAGTTAGAGCAAGCGTAAAACACGCTCTAGGTCAATTTAGTATTAATGCAATTGATTTTGATAAAGAACCTCAGTATGAGGTTCCTTATGAGTACACTAAAAAGAATACGAGTAGTCCTAAAATTGAGGTGAATCCAGATTTTAATCCGTTCTCAAGTTCAGATACTTCTAATTCTAGCAAGCCGTCACCATCCTATAGTAAACCAGCACCACAAGCATGGGAATCCTTATATGCTGGATTAGACGAATCTTCAACCTTGCAGGATGAGACTGAAGAGGTATCAATGACGACATCAATGTTTGAGGAAGAGAAAGTAACTCGCAATATTTTTCAATTACAGCGCAAATTCATTATCAGCACATTAAAGAGTGGTATGCTAGTAATACATCAAAATAGAGCTCATGAGCGCGTGCTGTATGAGCAATTATTAAAGCATATTACTGTACAAAGAGGCACTAGTCAACAACTTTTATTCCCTTTGAGGCTTAATTTACCTGTAGACGAAGTGTCTATTTTAACACAATTACAAGACCAGCTAGAGCAGACAGGTTTTATCTTTAAAACATTAGCAAATAATGTTGTTGAAATAGTTGGTTTACCTATTCAATTAAAAGAAAAACATGTGCCAGAAGTTCTAGAGACTATTATAAGAGATAGTGAACTAGATCTACCCAAAGAGAGTTTTTCTCAATCAGATCGTCTAGCAGCAACCATGGCTAGAGGTATGGCCATAAGAAGTGGAGAATCGATGAGTCAAGAGGCAATGGAGAACCTTGTGGATGAATTATTTGCTTGTAAAGAGTCAGAACTTACCGCTCAAGGAAAAAAGGTGTTCATAAATATCACAGGCGAAAGCCTAAATTTAAAGTTTAACTAG
- a CDS encoding riboflavin synthase subunit beta: MGILTRRKNKKYSYEPRFYKQEEGTRPFEIKHKFDEHRSTIDAGGLKNRFNTAMSDYKQGVDASVKRRLYIIIAVLVLVFLWLIDFDLSIFKF; the protein is encoded by the coding sequence ATGGGAATTCTAACACGTCGCAAAAATAAAAAGTACAGTTATGAACCTCGCTTTTATAAGCAAGAGGAAGGAACACGACCGTTTGAAATTAAACATAAATTTGATGAACACCGATCAACAATAGATGCTGGTGGTTTAAAAAATAGATTTAATACAGCGATGAGTGATTATAAGCAAGGTGTAGACGCCAGTGTGAAAAGACGCTTATATATTATTATAGCGGTGCTTGTATTAGTTTTTCTATGGTTAATTGATTTTGATTTATCCATATTTAAATTTTAG